The following are encoded in a window of Congzhengia minquanensis genomic DNA:
- a CDS encoding glycosyltransferase family 4 protein has product MKLLHINCNYLGTPLHQIMAEHLTNLNIENHIFVPTYDKTQTVIKSNSNVTVSECFAKWDRLVFDHKQTKILKSIDSQFHIKTFDCIHAYTLFTDGNCAMRLSETYRVPYVVAIRNTDVNYFLKYMVHLRRRGIKIMRNAAAIFFLSDSYKNQIFNKYVPKKYQTELLKKSYVIPNGIDDFWLNHLVKNMDLPHTCRLMNKELNLIYAGRIDRNKNIITTQKAIKILEKEGYKISFTVIGKIENKKVFNRIISDKNTNYLEPLPKEELIDIYRKNDIFVMPSFTESFGLVYAEAMSQGLPVIYTAGQGFDGQFEEGTVGYHIDPKNIYDIVRAIKKILINYDVFCENCKIKVLKFSWKSIAETYCEIYNSILLGRFTNEQN; this is encoded by the coding sequence ATGAAATTGTTACATATAAATTGTAATTATTTAGGAACGCCACTACACCAAATAATGGCTGAGCATTTAACAAATTTAAATATTGAAAATCATATTTTTGTTCCGACTTATGACAAAACACAAACTGTAATAAAATCCAATTCCAACGTTACGGTTTCGGAATGTTTTGCAAAATGGGATAGGTTAGTTTTTGATCATAAGCAGACTAAAATATTGAAAAGTATTGATTCTCAATTTCATATAAAAACATTTGATTGTATACATGCTTATACACTTTTTACTGATGGTAACTGCGCTATGCGATTATCGGAAACATATCGTGTTCCATATGTGGTGGCAATACGCAATACCGATGTGAATTACTTTTTGAAGTATATGGTACATCTGCGCAGGCGCGGAATTAAAATTATGCGAAATGCTGCTGCAATTTTCTTTTTGTCTGATTCTTATAAAAATCAAATATTTAATAAATATGTTCCCAAAAAGTATCAGACAGAATTATTGAAAAAATCATATGTCATTCCAAATGGAATTGATGACTTTTGGTTGAATCATTTAGTGAAAAATATGGATTTACCGCATACCTGCCGACTTATGAATAAAGAATTGAATTTGATTTATGCTGGACGAATTGATAGAAATAAAAATATAATTACCACGCAAAAAGCAATTAAAATTTTAGAAAAAGAAGGATATAAAATTAGCTTTACTGTAATCGGGAAAATTGAAAACAAAAAAGTATTTAATAGAATTATTTCCGATAAAAATACCAATTATTTAGAACCGTTGCCAAAAGAAGAATTGATTGATATATACAGAAAGAATGATATTTTTGTAATGCCTTCTTTTACAGAATCTTTTGGTTTGGTTTATGCGGAAGCTATGAGTCAGGGGCTGCCTGTGATTTACACTGCTGGACAAGGTTTTGACGGACAGTTTGAAGAGGGCACGGTAGGATACCACATTGATCCCAAAAATATCTATGATATCGTTCGCGCTATAAAAAAAATATTAATAAATTATGATGTTTTTTGTGAAAATTGTAAAATAAAAGTTTTAAAATTTTCATGGAAAAGTATTGCAGAAACTTATTGCGAAATTTATAATTCCATTTTACTTGGGAGATTTACAAATGAACAAAATTGA
- a CDS encoding carbohydrate deacetylase, protein MKLIVTADDYGMSPGVNEGIERCIKSGIVTSTNVMMNMPYYSSAIEVKRKYPHISFGLHWTVSCGKPLSDPKNVSTLVDANGNFFSPSIFVEKMKHKKINLTELTQELILQYDEYVRLFGEPEYWNTHQNVHVNLYAFDFFFTLALQLNIKKMRYHKKVWIKPKNNLKNSLKFNFMENLKLVVLNSWKRKMIHKGVKSPNGLATFIDSKESFIKMDFGDRMISNNIDVVELVIHPATKIDSIFQGSLTNRRVSEFSVFSKFQMKQYLEKYFELTSYKSI, encoded by the coding sequence ATGAAACTGATTGTTACAGCTGATGATTATGGCATGTCGCCTGGTGTTAATGAAGGGATTGAACGATGCATTAAAAGCGGAATTGTTACGTCGACAAATGTGATGATGAATATGCCTTATTATTCATCAGCCATAGAGGTAAAAAGAAAATATCCGCATATATCGTTCGGACTTCATTGGACAGTTAGTTGCGGAAAACCGCTTTCTGATCCCAAAAATGTGTCAACTTTAGTTGATGCGAACGGTAATTTTTTTTCACCGTCAATATTTGTAGAAAAAATGAAACATAAAAAAATTAATTTAACGGAGTTGACCCAAGAATTAATTCTACAGTATGATGAATATGTAAGATTATTTGGTGAACCAGAGTATTGGAATACGCACCAAAATGTACATGTTAATTTGTATGCATTTGATTTTTTCTTTACGCTTGCTTTGCAGTTAAATATAAAAAAAATGAGATATCATAAGAAAGTATGGATTAAACCAAAGAATAATTTAAAGAATAGTTTAAAATTTAATTTTATGGAAAATTTAAAGCTCGTTGTTTTAAATTCTTGGAAGCGTAAAATGATACATAAAGGTGTTAAGTCGCCAAATGGATTGGCTACTTTTATTGATTCAAAAGAATCATTCATTAAGATGGACTTTGGAGATAGAATGATTTCCAACAATATTGATGTCGTAGAATTAGTGATACACCCGGCAACAAAGATTGATAGTATATTCCAAGGAAGTCTGACTAATCGTAGAGTATCAGAATTCAGTGTTTTTTCAAAGTTTCAGATGAAACAATATTTGGAGAAATATTTTGAATTAACTTCTTATAAGAGTATTTAA
- the gap gene encoding type I glyceraldehyde-3-phosphate dehydrogenase, which translates to MSVKVAINGFGRIGRLAFRQMFGAEGYEVVAINDLTDPKMLAHLLKYDSSQGRYDGHTVEAGEDYIVVDGKKIIIYKEPKAADLPWGKIGVDVVLECTGFYCSKEKSQAHIDAGAKKVVISAPAGNDLKTVVFSVNEDTLTPEDKIISAASCTTNCLAPMANALNNYAPIQSGIMSTIHAYTGDQMILDGPHRKGDLRRARAGAVNIVPNSTGAAKAIGLVIPELNGKLIGSAQRVPVPTGSTTILTAVVKGTDVTVEGINAAMKAAASDSFGYNEDQIVSSDVIGITYGSLFDATQTMVSKIADDLYEVQVVSWYDNENSYTSQMVRTIKYFAELN; encoded by the coding sequence ATGTCAGTAAAAGTTGCAATTAATGGTTTTGGTCGTATTGGTCGCTTAGCATTCAGACAGATGTTCGGCGCAGAAGGGTATGAGGTTGTAGCAATTAACGATTTAACAGATCCGAAAATGCTTGCTCACCTGTTAAAATACGACTCTTCTCAGGGCAGATATGACGGCCATACAGTTGAAGCCGGCGAAGACTACATTGTAGTTGACGGCAAAAAAATTATTATCTACAAAGAGCCTAAGGCTGCGGACCTTCCGTGGGGAAAAATTGGCGTAGACGTTGTATTAGAGTGCACAGGTTTCTATTGCTCAAAAGAAAAATCGCAGGCTCATATCGATGCAGGCGCTAAAAAAGTTGTTATTTCCGCACCGGCGGGCAACGACCTTAAAACAGTTGTTTTCAGCGTTAACGAAGATACGCTTACACCGGAAGACAAAATTATTTCAGCTGCTTCCTGCACAACAAACTGCTTAGCCCCCATGGCTAACGCATTAAACAATTATGCTCCGATCCAGTCCGGCATTATGTCTACAATTCACGCTTATACCGGCGACCAGATGATTCTTGACGGTCCTCACAGAAAAGGCGATTTAAGACGTGCAAGAGCCGGCGCTGTGAACATCGTTCCGAACTCAACCGGCGCTGCAAAAGCAATTGGCCTGGTTATTCCGGAATTAAACGGAAAGCTCATTGGCTCTGCTCAGCGTGTTCCTGTTCCCACAGGTTCAACAACAATCCTCACAGCGGTTGTTAAGGGCACAGATGTAACGGTTGAAGGAATTAATGCTGCTATGAAAGCTGCTGCTTCTGATTCTTTTGGCTACAACGAAGATCAGATTGTATCTTCTGACGTGATCGGAATTACCTACGGTTCACTGTTCGATGCGACACAGACTATGGTTTCGAAAATTGCAGACGACCTTTATGAAGTTCAGGTAGTTTCCTGGTATGACAACGAAAACTCTTACACAAGCCAGATGGTTAGAACCATTAAATATTTTGCTGAATTAAACTAG
- a CDS encoding nucleotide sugar dehydrogenase: protein MKSIYEKLINRQGKLAVIGLGYVGMPIAVAFAEKINVIGYDYNQMKVEQYKNGIDPTFEVGDEIIKNTPLEFTSDAKKLSEAIFIIVAVPTPINQDKTPDLTPIISSSETVGRHLTKGSIVVYESTVYPGVTEDICIPILEKESGLKCGADFKVGYSPERINPGDKIHRLENIHKIVSGSDSEALEQIQKIYDLVIEVGTHSVSTIKTAEAIKVVENSQRDINIAFMNELAMVFDRMDIDTNEVVDGMNTKWNALGFRPGLVGGHCIGVDPYYFTYEAEKLGYHSQIILSGRKVNNGMGAFVADAAIKQMIIAGKSPKSAKVVILGLTFKENCPDTRNSKVADIIKRLKEYEISPVVVDPWATEQDAKTEYDVDLKTMSDVKNADCIIIAVAHNEFKAMTLDDINNLYKDIPQNEKILIDVKGLYKVSDLKSKGLRYWRL, encoded by the coding sequence ATGAAATCTATTTATGAGAAACTTATAAATCGACAAGGAAAACTTGCGGTTATTGGGTTGGGATATGTTGGTATGCCAATTGCTGTCGCTTTTGCAGAAAAAATAAATGTAATTGGTTATGACTATAATCAAATGAAAGTTGAACAGTATAAAAATGGAATAGACCCTACCTTTGAAGTAGGCGATGAAATTATAAAAAATACTCCGCTTGAATTTACATCAGATGCGAAGAAATTGTCAGAAGCCATTTTTATAATAGTTGCTGTGCCTACACCGATAAATCAAGACAAAACACCAGATTTAACACCGATAATCAGTTCATCCGAAACAGTTGGAAGGCATTTAACCAAAGGCTCAATTGTAGTTTATGAATCTACTGTCTACCCCGGTGTTACAGAAGATATATGCATACCGATTTTAGAAAAAGAATCTGGCTTAAAATGCGGCGCTGACTTTAAGGTTGGATATTCACCAGAAAGAATAAATCCCGGAGATAAAATTCATAGATTGGAAAACATTCATAAAATTGTATCTGGCAGCGATTCGGAAGCTCTGGAACAAATTCAAAAAATATATGACCTAGTCATTGAAGTTGGCACGCATTCAGTTTCAACCATTAAAACAGCAGAGGCGATTAAAGTGGTGGAAAATAGCCAGCGCGATATAAATATTGCATTTATGAACGAATTGGCTATGGTTTTTGATCGTATGGATATTGATACAAATGAAGTTGTAGATGGAATGAACACGAAATGGAATGCTTTGGGCTTCCGACCAGGACTTGTCGGTGGCCATTGTATTGGTGTTGACCCTTATTATTTTACCTATGAGGCAGAAAAGCTTGGTTATCACAGTCAAATAATCCTTTCCGGTCGAAAGGTTAATAACGGAATGGGTGCCTTTGTTGCAGATGCAGCAATTAAACAGATGATTATAGCAGGAAAATCGCCGAAATCGGCAAAGGTTGTTATTTTGGGACTTACGTTTAAAGAAAATTGTCCTGATACTAGAAATTCTAAAGTTGCCGATATTATAAAAAGATTAAAGGAATATGAAATTTCACCTGTTGTTGTTGACCCTTGGGCAACCGAACAAGATGCGAAGACAGAATATGACGTTGATTTAAAAACAATGAGTGATGTGAAAAATGCTGATTGTATTATTATTGCTGTAGCACATAATGAATTTAAAGCAATGACTCTTGATGATATCAACAATCTTTATAAAGATATTCCGCAAAATGAAAAAATTTTGATTGATGTAAAGGGGTTGTATAAAGTAAGTGATCTCAAAAGCAAGGGACTGCGTTATTGGAGATTATAA
- a CDS encoding L,D-transpeptidase: MKKNIFSFLLVFTAVLSCFSAVSAEGKITSNKFTLVVDVVQPEGEIKPSTLRFNIFNEAGEWLYNQHTEINSAGRLTLEFPVPEYEIGAKFKLVATTGIKYLNYCDVDFALGQEFFVETYAFRDADGQLTVSDGAHIAVCPLFSIDTWAGKAEDIVNSNHIWSDTDYLIWVSKSNYMVSVFLREAGSWKCIKYFKCSIGAPGTPTITGQYRYYQYQTRWQYDGYYVGPIMRFYGGYAIHSTLINNNGTDRDARVGKMISHGCVRVRPENIKWLTYYVPLGTKIYVTNN; encoded by the coding sequence ATGAAGAAAAACATTTTCTCATTCCTTTTGGTTTTTACTGCAGTTTTATCGTGCTTTTCCGCTGTATCTGCAGAGGGGAAAATTACATCTAATAAATTTACGCTGGTTGTTGATGTTGTTCAGCCGGAAGGCGAGATAAAACCTTCTACGTTGCGTTTTAATATATTTAACGAAGCCGGAGAATGGCTTTATAACCAGCACACGGAAATTAACAGCGCAGGCAGATTGACGCTGGAGTTTCCAGTTCCGGAATATGAAATTGGCGCTAAATTTAAGCTGGTGGCCACAACCGGAATCAAATATCTCAACTATTGCGATGTTGATTTTGCACTGGGACAGGAATTTTTTGTGGAGACCTATGCATTTCGTGATGCAGATGGCCAGCTAACGGTGTCTGACGGCGCGCACATAGCTGTTTGCCCGCTTTTTTCCATTGATACCTGGGCAGGAAAAGCGGAAGATATTGTGAATAGCAACCATATTTGGAGTGATACCGATTATTTGATTTGGGTTTCTAAATCAAATTATATGGTTTCTGTCTTTTTAAGGGAAGCCGGAAGCTGGAAATGTATTAAATATTTTAAATGTTCCATTGGAGCGCCGGGCACGCCAACGATAACGGGACAGTATCGGTATTATCAATATCAGACCAGATGGCAGTATGACGGATATTATGTAGGGCCAATTATGCGGTTTTATGGCGGTTATGCAATTCACAGCACATTAATTAATAACAACGGTACCGACCGCGACGCACGGGTTGGAAAAATGATATCCCATGGCTGTGTCAGGGTGCGGCCTGAAAATATTAAATGGCTTACATATTACGTTCCGTTGGGAACAAAAATTTATGTAACAAACAATTAG
- a CDS encoding peptidylprolyl isomerase, which yields MSKGKIAIFLLAMMCIVIPFSGCGKKGDEDKQMEKQYVQIELEKGGNIVIELLPEYAPKSVAFFLELVNDKYYNGLTFHRAVKDFMIQGGSPNGDGMGGSGRTVKGEFSSNGFENGLSHTRGVVSMARTNVKDSASGQFFIMHGNADYLDGNYAAFGRVVEGMEYVDEIANSPVDGETLIEKPVMKTVKVLKNYKPAE from the coding sequence ATGAGCAAAGGAAAAATTGCCATATTCTTATTGGCAATGATGTGTATTGTAATACCATTTTCAGGTTGTGGAAAAAAAGGAGATGAAGACAAACAAATGGAAAAACAATATGTTCAAATAGAGCTTGAAAAAGGCGGAAATATCGTTATTGAATTATTACCCGAATATGCGCCGAAATCGGTGGCGTTTTTCTTAGAGCTGGTAAATGACAAATATTATAACGGCCTCACATTTCACCGCGCTGTGAAAGATTTTATGATTCAGGGCGGCTCGCCTAACGGCGACGGTATGGGCGGTTCGGGAAGAACGGTGAAAGGCGAATTTTCCAGCAATGGATTTGAAAACGGCCTGTCCCATACACGGGGCGTGGTTTCCATGGCAAGAACAAATGTAAAAGACTCCGCAAGCGGCCAGTTTTTCATTATGCACGGTAACGCCGATTATTTAGACGGGAATTATGCGGCGTTTGGCAGAGTGGTTGAGGGTATGGAGTATGTGGACGAAATTGCAAACAGTCCGGTAGACGGCGAGACGCTTATTGAAAAACCGGTAATGAAAACTGTAAAAGTCCTGAAAAATTATAAGCCCGCTGAATAA
- a CDS encoding response regulator, which yields MERKILVVDDERPIVDILKFNLEKEGFDVLTADNGLSALECALTQNPDLILLDIMLPKMDGFDVCRKIREKLNVPIIMITARDEEVDKVLGLELGADDYITKPFSVRELIARVKANMRRVTSDAAGDSDDKIKVDENFIINATQYEAIKNGDVLDLTLREYELLKFLVTQPNRIFTREALLSSVWGYEFYGDVRTVDVTVRRLREKIEDDSSNPKYILTKRGVGYYFRK from the coding sequence ATGGAACGCAAAATATTAGTAGTAGATGATGAACGGCCAATCGTGGATATATTAAAATTTAATCTTGAAAAAGAGGGTTTTGACGTATTAACTGCGGATAACGGGTTAAGTGCTTTAGAGTGCGCACTGACACAAAATCCCGATTTGATTTTGTTAGACATTATGCTTCCGAAAATGGACGGCTTTGATGTTTGCCGCAAAATCCGCGAAAAATTAAATGTTCCCATTATAATGATAACCGCCCGTGATGAGGAGGTAGACAAGGTTTTGGGCTTAGAGCTCGGCGCAGACGACTATATCACAAAACCATTTTCCGTGCGGGAACTGATTGCCCGGGTGAAGGCAAACATGCGCCGCGTGACCAGCGACGCTGCCGGCGATTCGGATGATAAGATTAAGGTGGACGAGAATTTTATTATCAACGCCACCCAATATGAAGCGATTAAAAACGGCGACGTTTTAGACCTTACCTTAAGAGAGTATGAGCTTTTGAAGTTTTTAGTGACACAGCCCAACCGCATTTTTACTAGGGAAGCATTGCTATCCAGCGTTTGGGGCTATGAATTTTACGGAGACGTGAGAACGGTTGATGTAACGGTTCGGCGTTTGCGTGAAAAAATTGAAGACGATTCCAGCAATCCAAAATATATTTTGACCAAACGCGGCGTTGGCTATTATTTCCGGAAATGA
- the ispE gene encoding 4-(cytidine 5'-diphospho)-2-C-methyl-D-erythritol kinase, protein MILNAHGKINLSLDITGRREDGYHYVSMVMQSVALCDVVSVDKNSSGAVFVKLDNPEVPDGQENLAYKACELMISQFCLNCGFDVFIQKHIPVAGGMAGGSTDAAAVMKAVNHLCGLQLSQRQLMELGLCLGADVPFCIQEKPALATGIGEILTSVAGLPENVWILLVNPNEKISTKTIYDMVDQNLVYSTVDNRALISALEMGNLHLASHYMKNVMQAVSTSLCGKITKVLQQLKELGAVCALMSGSGATCFGIFETMPDLKAAESKFSGCYVSLTKPLSFHI, encoded by the coding sequence TTGATTTTAAATGCACACGGAAAAATAAATTTATCACTTGACATTACCGGACGGCGGGAAGACGGATACCACTATGTTTCCATGGTGATGCAGTCTGTGGCGCTGTGCGACGTTGTATCGGTAGACAAAAACAGCTCTGGCGCTGTATTTGTAAAATTAGATAATCCTGAAGTTCCTGATGGACAGGAAAATTTAGCGTATAAAGCATGTGAACTAATGATTTCACAATTTTGTTTAAATTGCGGGTTTGATGTTTTTATTCAAAAGCACATTCCTGTAGCCGGCGGAATGGCGGGAGGCAGCACAGATGCAGCGGCTGTTATGAAAGCGGTAAACCATCTGTGCGGGCTGCAGCTTTCCCAAAGACAGCTGATGGAGCTTGGACTTTGTCTTGGTGCCGACGTGCCGTTTTGCATCCAAGAAAAGCCAGCCTTGGCCACTGGAATTGGTGAAATTTTAACCTCAGTAGCCGGTCTTCCGGAGAATGTTTGGATTCTTTTGGTAAATCCAAATGAGAAAATAAGCACCAAAACCATTTATGACATGGTGGATCAGAATTTGGTTTACAGCACAGTTGACAACCGTGCGTTGATCAGCGCCCTTGAAATGGGTAATTTGCACCTTGCGTCGCATTATATGAAAAATGTAATGCAAGCGGTTTCTACCTCGCTGTGCGGCAAAATAACAAAGGTTTTGCAGCAGTTAAAAGAGTTGGGTGCAGTATGCGCCTTAATGAGCGGCAGCGGTGCTACCTGTTTTGGAATTTTTGAGACTATGCCGGATTTAAAGGCGGCTGAAAGCAAGTTTAGCGGCTGTTATGTTTCTTTGACAAAACCGCTTTCCTTTCACATTTAA
- a CDS encoding ATP-binding protein, giving the protein MFKSLQWKLVMVFVLLVLAIMTVAGSFLVLRVSVFYHDMFASEMADTFSQSFLARLENGAAGDTEFVKNTMRATMSRLGIDSYRNYYIISADSGTVLDGSSAGSSGLYVDSDNFITALTGNVGNSTNARKQFMDYAVPVDTPSGRQIIYIKDTKEELTKIIQHIFEIIIQAVVLGIIISIIIGYFLSRAITTPISNLTKRAKRLSEGQFDPRVENIKADDEIGILAETFNDMSSTLKGTLSDISTEKNKIEAILQNMTDGVMAFGTDGKIIHINSTARKMLNIENVEQYRFDKLFSILGADILIGDLLYLEEKRSCEREVTKDNIALKVNFAVFDDERNKTGGVLAVLHDITKQQKLENSRREFVANVSHELRTPLTTVKSYAETLLDFVKDNKTAAAFTNTILNETDRMTRLVKDLLVLSSLENSASLNKTVFSLKAMIHDVVSTMTLVASEKGHRLQFKQSSELPEFYGDSDKLEQVLYNIISNSIKYTPNGGKILVRAGKVYHEIQIEVQDTGIGIPEKDLSRIFERFYRVDKARSRELGGTGLGLAISKSIIDSHGGQIHIDSKPGEGTSVLITLPIVKKK; this is encoded by the coding sequence ATGTTTAAAAGTTTGCAGTGGAAGCTGGTTATGGTGTTTGTGCTTTTGGTGCTTGCAATTATGACGGTGGCAGGATCGTTTTTGGTTTTGCGTGTTTCTGTCTTCTACCATGACATGTTTGCGAGTGAAATGGCCGACACTTTCAGCCAAAGCTTTCTAGCGCGCCTGGAAAATGGTGCGGCCGGCGACACGGAGTTTGTGAAAAATACCATGCGGGCAACCATGTCCCGTCTGGGAATAGACTCTTACCGGAACTATTATATTATTTCCGCAGACTCGGGCACGGTGCTGGACGGCTCGTCTGCGGGAAGCTCCGGCCTATATGTGGATTCGGACAACTTTATTACGGCGCTGACTGGTAATGTAGGAAACAGCACGAACGCAAGGAAGCAGTTCATGGACTATGCCGTGCCGGTTGATACTCCATCCGGGAGACAGATAATTTACATTAAGGATACCAAAGAAGAGCTGACAAAAATTATTCAACACATTTTTGAGATTATCATTCAGGCCGTCGTCCTGGGGATTATTATATCCATAATTATCGGGTATTTTCTATCCCGGGCCATCACCACGCCGATTTCAAATCTCACGAAACGGGCAAAGCGTCTGTCTGAGGGGCAGTTTGACCCCAGAGTGGAAAATATTAAGGCAGACGATGAAATTGGCATCCTTGCGGAAACCTTTAACGATATGTCCTCAACGCTTAAGGGAACGCTGTCTGATATTTCCACAGAAAAGAACAAAATTGAGGCAATTTTGCAGAACATGACGGACGGCGTTATGGCTTTTGGAACGGATGGAAAAATTATTCATATCAACTCCACAGCGAGAAAAATGCTGAATATTGAGAATGTGGAACAATATCGTTTTGATAAGCTGTTTTCTATTCTAGGCGCGGATATTCTCATCGGCGACCTGCTATATCTTGAGGAAAAACGAAGCTGCGAGCGGGAAGTGACAAAGGACAATATTGCCCTGAAGGTAAATTTTGCAGTTTTTGATGATGAAAGAAATAAAACCGGCGGCGTGCTTGCCGTTTTACATGATATTACAAAACAGCAAAAGCTTGAAAATTCCCGCCGGGAATTTGTGGCGAATGTGTCCCACGAGTTGAGAACGCCGCTGACAACTGTGAAATCGTATGCAGAAACCTTGCTGGATTTTGTAAAAGACAATAAGACGGCCGCTGCGTTTACCAACACAATTTTAAACGAAACAGACCGGATGACTCGTCTGGTGAAAGACCTTTTGGTGCTGTCAAGTTTGGAAAATTCTGCGTCATTAAATAAAACCGTTTTTTCTTTGAAAGCAATGATTCACGATGTGGTCAGCACAATGACGCTGGTAGCCAGCGAAAAGGGTCACCGGCTGCAGTTTAAGCAGTCGTCAGAGCTTCCGGAATTTTATGGCGACAGTGACAAATTGGAACAGGTACTTTACAATATCATATCCAATTCCATTAAATATACACCGAACGGCGGAAAAATTTTAGTCCGGGCCGGAAAGGTGTATCATGAAATTCAAATCGAAGTGCAGGATACGGGCATTGGCATTCCCGAGAAAGACCTATCCAGAATTTTTGAACGGTTCTACCGTGTTGATAAGGCGCGGAGCCGTGAGCTTGGCGGCACAGGCCTCGGACTTGCAATTTCAAAGAGCATTATTGACTCCCATGGCGGGCAAATCCATATCGACAGCAAACCCGGCGAGGGGACATCGGTTCTGATTACGCTGCCAATTGTGAAGAAAAAGTAA
- the obgE gene encoding GTPase ObgE, translating to MFADIATITVKAGNGGNGLVSFHREKYVAAGGPDGGDGGNGGDVVLVADAQLSTLTDFRYKKIYKAGNGQDGRAKKSSGKNGENILISVPAGTLVKDAESGKIIADLKKSGDRFIAAKGGRGGWGNVHFATPTRQVPKFAKPGQKTVERTLTLELKLLADVGLVGFPNVGKSTLLSAVSSARPKIANYHFTTLEPNLGVVTAGEAGSFVMADIPGIIEGANTGIGLGHEFLRHIERTRILLHIVDISGTEGRNPVEDFDIICEEMEKFNPALAQKPQIAVGNKMDVLYDDSLQKEFENAMKERGIEVFFISAAAHKGTQELMKTVASKLKEIPIPEFDVEEDDFESVKMAGKDFDISVQNNVYSVQGDVILKIIESTNFDDYESLQFFQNALRTNGIIAALVEAGIEEGDTVKLYDIEFEFVN from the coding sequence ATGTTTGCAGATATTGCAACAATTACAGTAAAGGCCGGAAATGGCGGAAACGGGCTGGTTTCTTTCCACCGTGAAAAATATGTGGCGGCCGGCGGGCCGGACGGCGGCGACGGCGGAAACGGCGGCGATGTAGTGCTGGTGGCAGACGCACAGCTTTCCACACTGACGGATTTTCGGTATAAAAAAATTTATAAAGCGGGTAACGGCCAGGACGGCCGCGCAAAAAAATCATCAGGGAAAAACGGCGAAAATATTTTGATTTCTGTTCCTGCCGGTACGCTGGTGAAAGATGCAGAGAGTGGAAAAATTATTGCCGATTTAAAAAAAAGCGGCGACCGTTTTATTGCTGCAAAAGGAGGCCGGGGCGGCTGGGGAAACGTACATTTTGCAACGCCTACCCGCCAGGTTCCCAAGTTTGCAAAACCAGGCCAAAAAACCGTGGAACGGACGCTCACCTTAGAGCTAAAGCTGTTAGCAGACGTGGGGCTTGTGGGATTTCCCAATGTGGGAAAATCCACGCTGTTGTCTGCGGTTAGCAGTGCACGGCCCAAAATTGCAAATTACCACTTTACAACCCTTGAGCCTAATTTGGGAGTGGTAACGGCAGGGGAGGCGGGCAGTTTTGTTATGGCCGACATTCCGGGGATTATTGAAGGTGCCAACACCGGCATTGGTTTAGGTCACGAATTTTTGCGGCACATTGAAAGAACGCGGATTTTGCTTCACATTGTGGATATTTCCGGAACAGAGGGCAGAAACCCTGTAGAAGACTTTGATATTATTTGTGAGGAAATGGAAAAGTTTAACCCCGCACTTGCGCAAAAACCACAAATTGCCGTTGGGAACAAAATGGATGTTTTGTATGACGACAGCTTGCAGAAAGAATTTGAAAATGCCATGAAGGAGCGCGGTATTGAGGTATTTTTTATCTCTGCCGCGGCCCACAAGGGAACCCAGGAACTTATGAAAACTGTTGCTTCCAAGCTAAAAGAAATTCCCATCCCGGAATTTGATGTGGAGGAAGACGATTTTGAAAGCGTAAAGATGGCGGGAAAAGACTTTGATATCAGCGTGCAAAATAACGTTTATTCCGTTCAGGGCGATGTGATTTTAAAAATTATAGAAAGCACAAATTTTGACGACTATGAGTCGCTTCAGTTTTTTCAAAATGCCCTCCGCACAAACGGCATTATCGCCGCATTGGTTGAGGCCGGTATTGAAGAAGGAGACACAGTTAAGCTCTATGACATTGAATTTGAATTCGTAAATTAA